In the Arthrobacter sp. CDRTa11 genome, CCGGGCGTCGTCGAGGTCCACGGCGACAATCGCCGAGGCGCCAGCGAGCCGCGCCCCCTGGATGATGGCTGACCCGACACCGCCGCAGCCGATCACGGCCACGGTGGCACCGGGGCGCACCCTGGCGCCGCGGAACACGGCCCCGACGCCGGTGATGATGCAGCAGGAGAGCAGGCAGCCGACGTGCAGCCCCACCCCATCCGGGACCTTCACCAGCGAGTTCTCCCGCATCAGAATGTGGCGGGAGAACGCGCCGATGTCACCGAGCCGCTCGACGGCCTGGCCTCCCGGCAGCTGGAAAGCGGGGCGGAGCCGCTGTCGGATTTGTGCACCGCGTTGGCACTGTGTGGAGTAGCCTGCCTCGCAGTTGCGGCACAACCCACACGAGGGCGTGAGGGCGCCGACGACACGGTCGCCCGGGCGAAACCCGGTTACTGTGGAGCCGACTGATTCGACGATGCCCGCCACCTCGTGCCCAACCACAACGGGCAGATCGGTGTGCACAGTACCGGTCATATAGTGCAGGTCACTGTGGCAAAGGCCCACGTTCGAGACCGCGACGCGGACCTCGTTCGGCTGCGGATCGTCGACGCGGATCTTGGTAAGTACCAGTGGCTCGTTTACGGCGGTGAGTAGTGCTGCTTCGGTGGTGATCATCATCGTCTCCGATTTCAATTGCTCGTCGCGGGCGTCGTCGACGCCGCTTTTTTCGATGTCCAAAAGCGCTTTATGCCCTCGGTGAATGCGCCGGACTCCCACGACTCGCGGGCGGCGTTGTCTTCGCGGGTAAATGCGGCCTCGATGTCTTCAGGGCGCGGCCGCAGCAGATCCAGGTGCAGCGCGGTGGTGCGGGGATCGGAGTTCCACTGCCTGAGTACCTCGCCAGCGCGGTCCAGCAGCGCCTCCGGGCCCACGATCTCGTCGAGAAGCCCGATCCGCAGGGCCTCGTCCGCGTTGATCCGTTCCGAGCCCAGGATGATTCGCATGGCGTGGTTGCGTACCAGACGGCCCATGAGGAAGCTCGAGGCGTTCGAAATGATGATCCCGCGGTGGTTCTCCGGCTGGTAATACTCGGCGTTTGGGGTGCCTATCCGGAAGTCGCAGGACAGGGTGACCTCCGAGGCTCCGCCCACCGCGATGCCGTTTACTGCCGCAACGACGGGGACTTTCGTTTCAAGAATGGCCCGGGTGATGTCGTGGAAGCTGGCGAAGGCCTCGCGGACCTCGTCATACGAGCTCGGCACAGTCTGCAGGTCTTCGCCGGAGGAGAAGGCCCGACCTGTTCCCGTGAGTACGATCCCGCGGACGAGTTCACCCGCTCCGATCCGGCGGATCGTCTGAGCGAGCTCCACCCGGGTGAGCGCGTCCATTGCGTTTAGTTTCTCCGGGCGGTTCAGCGTGAGCACCGCCACGTCATGATCGATCTGCACATTCAGGTGGTCGTTGTCTGTCATGTCTTGCTCCTCAGTTGCCGCTGCCGACGGCTCGCGGCGGCTGCAGGTCGTAGGTGATGCCCGGATGCTCGGCGGAGCGGGCCTTGAGGGCTGGCTTCGACACGCGCTCCGATGGGGTACGCGGGAAATCGGCGACGAACTCGACGTAGCGTGGAACCTTGAAGCGCGCCAGCTCTGTTCGCGCGGCGTCGATGATTCGCTCTGCGGTCGCACGGGTTTCCTCAACGCCAGGGGCGAGCTGCACGACGGCTTTGACCTCCTCGCCGAACAGCTCGTCCGGAACGCCAATCACCGCCGCAGCGACGACGATGGCATTGCGCTCGAGGACGCGTTCGACCTCGGCGCTTGCGATGTTCTCCCCGCCGCGTCGGACCATGTCCTTGATTCGTCCTACCAGTCGGTAGCCGTCCGCCTCACGGACCGCGACATCACCAGTGTGCAGCCAGCCATCGCGGAAAACCTTCGCAGTGTCTTCCGGGCGGTTCCAGTAGCCGAGCATCATCGGCTTCCCCGATGTGATCAGCTCGCCGGGTTCTCCCACCGCAACTTCCCGGCCAGCCGGGTCGACCACCCGGATCTGCTTTGTGGGAACGGGCTGCCCCAGCCGTCCGCTGCCAACATCGCCCATGTTCTCGGGAAGGCTGATAAGATCCGCCCCGCTTTCGGTCATTCCGAAGATCTCCCGCCACGGTGCTCCCCAACGCTGTTCGAGCTGTGCGTGCAGCGCAACGGGGATTGCCGAACACAGCACTAGTCGCAAGTCGTTGTCCCGGTCCTCCGGGCTCGGCGCCTGCTTGAACAGAAGCGTGGGCATTGAGCCGAGCACGTAGCAGAACGTCGCCTGGTGTCGGCGGACCTCCGCCATGAAACCCGAGGCGGAGAACCGAGGTAGCACCACCAACGTCGCGCCGATCGTGAGGCACAAGGAGGTGTTCCACTGCGGATCCATGTACGAGAACGGCTGTGCGGTAAGTAGCACGTCATCCCGCCCGAGGCCTGCCGCGCTCGCGCAGATCCACCCCAGTCGGACCCAATAGTCGTGGTTCAGCATGCACGCCTTCGGAAATCCGGTGGTCCCCGAGGTGTACTGGAGGTTGGCGAGCGTCTCACCCGAGATGGCGACGGCGGGTGTGTCCGCCGGATACTGCGCGAGCTCACCGGGCGACGCGCCTTCAACGATCTGGATGTCCCCCAGATCACCATTTGCTGCGCGCACCTCTTCGACAAGGGGGGTGTGATCGGTGTCAGTGAACATTACCCGCGCGCCGGAGTCTCGGAGCACAAATTCCAGGTCGGCGCGCTGATACGACGAGTTCACCGGCACTGCAACGCCGCCGGCCTTGAGGATCGCAAGCCAAGCGACCGGCCATTGGACCACATTGGGCAGCATGATTGCGACGCGATCGCCAACGCTAATCCCGTTCTCAAAGATCAGGCGCTGTGCGAGACGAGACGTCCAGTCCTCGATCTCGCCGAAGGTCCAGGATCCTTCTGAGAACCGGAGAAACTCACGGTCGGGACAGGTGAGCGCCTGGTTGGCCAGCAGGCCGAGGAGGGTATCGATCGGTGGGTCTATAGCCATCCGATCGACTGCCATCGCGCGTTGCCGGTGTGCTGATTCGACTTCTGTCATGTGGTCCTCTTCGAATGTCTTAGGCGGCAGTGGGTTGGCCGTCCTGGATCGTCGGGCGGTCGTCGCGCTGCAGCAGAACCATGGGGTCGAACATCCGACCTCGGGCCTCGGGCGCAGCCGACGTAGCGCCTCGAGAGCCATCGAGCTTAGGTTGGAGCTCCTGGGAAAACCTGCGGAGCTCTCGTCAACACTGCAGGTTAGGAAGCTGTTGTCCGCCGGCAGCATGGGTCCCTGCAGATCTCGTCCCCGCCGCTCGTAGCTACCGCCGTCACCACTTCGGGAATGTGATTTCAGTCATGACAATACCCCTTCATGGTCAATTGATCAAGGCAAATGACCATGAAGGATGTGCTCGATGAATTGCTGCGCCCTGTCGCTCGCGGTCGGGGGCTGGTAGCGTTTGGATTGACTCAATCAGTCGTCCGTCCATGACCGCCAGGAGGAACCCATGACTCGCATTCCCGCCGTAGAACGTCGCGCGGAACTGGTGGCGGCGGCTGTGCGCATGATCGCCGCCCACGGAGTGGAGGGAGCCACTACGCGTCGCATCGCCCAGGAGGCGAACGCCCCGTTAGCCACGCTGCACTACTGTTTCGCCAGCAAGGAAATGCTGTTCGCGGCAGTCTTCGAATACGTAGCTGGGCAGTATCGTGAGGTATTGACGCGAAACGCTGTCCGTGGCGACGTCGAGACCACCGCGCGCGAACTGTTGCGCGGCCTGCTGGAATGGTACGTTGCAAATCCTGACGTCGGCCCGGCTATCGTCGAGCTGATCAGCTGGGGCCAGCGTCAGGAGGACAAGCAGGCCGAGCTGGTGTACAACGAGGCATTCGAGACCATGCGGCCGATCCTCCTGAACGCCGCGTCCTCTGCCGGCCAGTCGGTCGACCCTAGTACCATCGACGATCTGATCTATATCGTTTCCACATTGTCCGACGGATTCGCGCTGAACTGGCTAGTGTTCACCGACCGCGCAGCGGCGCTGCCACAGATCGAGCTCACCCTCGGCGTGCTCAACGCCTGGATGTCCGCGAACCTTGGCGATTCGTCTGAGCGTGGGGCCCGGGCTTCAAGGGCCTCAGCTTAAGGAAATCATGCTTCCGCTCGTGTCCCCGGATGAGCCCGGGTGGATACCGCGCTGACAAGAAAGACAGCTGTGACCGCCACCCTTGGTGGCAGTCACAGTCTTGAAGATCCTGCCGGAACCGCTGGCGCCTCTCTACGATTCAGCACGGCGAACATCGCCGCTGCGTCGACTAACCGTGCAGGTTGTCGCGTTCCGCCTCATGGTCATGCGGCGGAACGCAACTCCCTATCCGGCGGTTCCCCTCGATGACGATCCAGCTCAACGCCGGATCGTCGCGCTCCATCCATTCTGGATGCCACTGGACGCCGAGCACCGCGGCCCCGGGCAGCTCTACCGATTCGACGACGCCGTCCCCCGCGCGCCCCGTGACCACCAGGCCCGTTCCGCAGCTGTCGACCGCCTGGTGGTGCCACGAGTTGGTCACAGCGCCTGCTCCGAACAGCCGTTCCGCGAGCGAGCCAGGCACGAACGTCACCTTGTGATCGTCGGCCCCGTCGAACGGCGCGGCCGAACCTGAAAGGTGCTCGACGGAGCCGTGCGGAAGGTCAGCGATCAGCGTGCCGCCCAAAGCGACGTTCAGGATCTGCAGGCCCCGGCACACCCCGAGGACTGGGATGCCCCTGGCGAGTGCGGCACGCACAAGCGCGATCTCGTACTCGTCCCGAGTTGCGTCGTGGACCATCGGATTATCGCGCGGATTCACGTCGCGGACCACCGACAGATCGCCACCCCAGCATGCGGGATGAACATCCTGGCCTCCGGTGATGACCACGCCCGAGAGCCAGTGGCAGAGTGCCTCCGGGTCGGCGTCATAGGGCAGATCCACCGGAATTCCCCCAGCCCTGGCGATCCGGTCTGAGAAGTCGGACATGAAGGCGTCAGCGAACAGATGACCGTAGCGCTGGTCCATTCCGTCGACCAGGCCCAGCCGAAACCGTCGGCCGGTGACGCCGATGAGTGGCCGGATGGTGCCCGTCGTCGTGCTGCATGAGCTCACGGGAACTCAAAGTATCGTGTCGACTCCCATTCCGAGAGCTCGGCGAACGGATCGCCGCCAGCGGTGTGAAACTGCATCCACTCCCACCGGCGCGTACCCACCCAGTAGTCGACGAACTCATCGCCGAGTTGTTCACGCAGGATCGGGTCCGCTTCCAGAGCAGCGGCTGCCTTGGTGATGGTATCCGGCAAGCGCTCGAGGTCGGGCGCACACCAGGCCATATCGCTAACTGGCTGGGGAGGCTCAATCGAGCCGTCCAAGCCGGCGCACACTCCGGCGAGAATGGCAGCAACCGCGAGGTACAGGTTTGCGTCCGCTCCAGGAACTCGGTACTCGAGCCGCGAGTATTCCGGGTGCCCGCATACGGCCCGCACCGCGGTGGTCTTGTTGCTGATGCCCCACGTGACCGTCGTCGGCGGGCCGCTCAGATCGACCAGACGGCGGTACGAGGTGATCTGCGGGAGCACAATCGAAGTCGCACCCTGCATCGTTGCTAGGAGCCCGCCAATTGCGTGCCGCATCGTTGACGAGGGCCCGTCCTCGGCGTAGAACGCATTCACCCCGTCGCGCTGCAAGGACAGGTTTACGTGCGAGGCCTGGCCGTATCCGGCAGTCGGCTTGGCCATGAAGGTCACGGTGTGACCGAGTTCGAAGGCCACCTCGCGCATTACCTGCCGGGTGCGAGCCCAGGCATCGCAGACCAAGATCGGGTCACCGGGGGTTAGGTTGAGTTCAACCTGACCAGCTGCGTCCTCGTCGCTCCACGCCTCCCACTCGATGCCGATCTCGTCAAGGCGACGGGAAACGGCCGACATATAGTCGATCCAGTCCTTGGATTTCGCGAGGTGGTACGCGGTTCCGGCAGAGCCGCCAAGCGGGGTGAGGTCGCGATATCCCTTGGCGCGGGCCTCGTGGATGGACTCTTGGAATAGTGTCGCCTCGATCTCGACGGCTACAGTGGCCGTAAAACCGAGGCTTCCGACTCGCTCAACCAGTTTTCGGGCCAGGTTACGTGGACAAATTCCGACCGGGGTGCCGTCCGCTTGCCAGTAGTCACCGATCACGGACTGCAGGCCAGGTTCCCACTGCACCAGCGTCGACATATCGGGCCGGAACTGGACGTCGGCCAGGTGCCCACGCCAGTCGGGGTAGGCAAATCCGAAGGTGGGGACATTGCCTAGGTCCAGGCCGAACAGGAGATCGGCGAACGCAAAGCCCGAGCCTGCGTTCGCCGCAAACTTCTTGGGGGCGAGGTTCTTGCCGAGAAATGAGCCCTCGTGATTGGTGGCCTCGAGCCGAACTGTGTGGACGGCGTCCTGGTCCATCGAAGTGGTGGTGATTTCAGACATTGTAACGAACCTTCCAGGATGCGCCGACCATGACCGACAGCTGAGAGAGCGTTCCGCGTACGCCGATCAGCCCGGTGGAGAGGGCGGCGATCAGGTCGTCGGCGCCCGAGAAGATACCAGCCAGTCCGTCAGGAGAACCAGCAATTATATACTGCGTATCGCCCTCGCCAACGACCAGCTCAGACAGCCCGTCGGGGCCGTGCGCGATAGCCACGAGTACGTCGGGGATCCCCGGTACCGCTCGCGCTGCGGCCCAGAAGGTCTCGGCGGCGACCTGCCAGTCGGGCAGCGGCGGGGACAGCAGTGCCAGCGCGGTGGCAGCGAGGTCGCCGTGACCTTCGCCAACAACAGGCGCGCCGGACAGGGCGAACCGCCCGTTCAGGTCGACGACCAGGGTTACGTCAGGGTCGACGAGTACACCGCTCGATACCGCAACGACCCCGTTCGAGATGTTAACTGTCGCAGCCTGTGGGGTGTCGTGCGAGCGGACAGCGAAACTGCCATCCACCGCCTCCACGATGGAGTCTGCACGGTTCGCACGGATGGAATCGGCAATCGTGCGGCCGACCAGCCGGACGATCGGACTAGCATCGTCCTCAATCCGTATGTCGACCCCGCCGACCGGATCGGCCTCGCGTGTCGCGTGGCCGATTGTCGTTTCGGTCATCCTCTTGTCCTTTCGTTTCAACGAGACCCTGCGCGCGGTAGGCGTCAGCAGCGGATCCCAAGGGAAGCATGAGTTCATAGTCGTTCGACCGACTTGATCATGTGATTATGATGGTGAGGTACAGATCACTTTTTGTCAATGACTGCGAAGGTAACCGAGATGGACGACAACGCCCCCAAGTGGTGGAATCTGCTCGACGAGGATGCCAGGGCTGCCGCCCGGATGATTAACCATGTCCTGCCCAAACCCCTCCATGAGCTGGGAGCGGAGCAGGCGCGGATGCTCCTGGATACAGCTCCATCCATCGAGCCGATCACACCGCTTGCCCAAGTCGAACAATTGACCGTGCCGACCCGCGCGGGTACGATCCGGGCTCGCTTGTACCGCGCGAACGACGCTCAAGACGGCGGCAGGCCCGCCGTCGTCTATCTGCATGGCGGAGGTTTCGTCCTTGGAACTATGGACGGAGCAGACGAGCTGTGCCGTGCGATTGCCGCCGGATCCGGATGGACGGTCGTGTCCCTGGATTACCGCCTGGCTCCGGAAAACCCGTACCCGGCGGCACTTGAAGACTGCCTCGACGCCTACGCATGGCTGACCGGAAAGGCACCGGAACTCGGTATTGATCCGGAACGGGTCGCTGTGGGGGGTGACTCTGCCGGTGGCAACCTCGCCGCTGCCCTCTGCCTCCATCGACGCGACGAGGGCAGCCCCCTGCCCGTGACTCAAGTGCTCGCATACCCTGCGGTCGATGGGACATTTTCCATGCCGTCGTGGTCGGAATTCGCCGATG is a window encoding:
- a CDS encoding Zn-dependent alcohol dehydrogenase, whose translation is MDIEKSGVDDARDEQLKSETMMITTEAALLTAVNEPLVLTKIRVDDPQPNEVRVAVSNVGLCHSDLHYMTGTVHTDLPVVVGHEVAGIVESVGSTVTGFRPGDRVVGALTPSCGLCRNCEAGYSTQCQRGAQIRQRLRPAFQLPGGQAVERLGDIGAFSRHILMRENSLVKVPDGVGLHVGCLLSCCIITGVGAVFRGARVRPGATVAVIGCGGVGSAIIQGARLAGASAIVAVDLDDARLAAARKYGATHVVNGAADVPTEIRKMLGDGVDYSFEAVGSARTAATALSVLRGRGTACLVGIAPDGTHLTLPASDFFFGEKRLIGSYMGSGQAHEDITQFSRLYLQGRLLLDEMVTDVIPFREINDGFEAMKSGEVTRIVADLTV
- a CDS encoding enoyl-CoA hydratase/isomerase family protein: MTDNDHLNVQIDHDVAVLTLNRPEKLNAMDALTRVELAQTIRRIGAGELVRGIVLTGTGRAFSSGEDLQTVPSSYDEVREAFASFHDITRAILETKVPVVAAVNGIAVGGASEVTLSCDFRIGTPNAEYYQPENHRGIIISNASSFLMGRLVRNHAMRIILGSERINADEALRIGLLDEIVGPEALLDRAGEVLRQWNSDPRTTALHLDLLRPRPEDIEAAFTREDNAARESWESGAFTEGIKRFWTSKKAASTTPATSN
- a CDS encoding class I adenylate-forming enzyme family protein, with the translated sequence MTEVESAHRQRAMAVDRMAIDPPIDTLLGLLANQALTCPDREFLRFSEGSWTFGEIEDWTSRLAQRLIFENGISVGDRVAIMLPNVVQWPVAWLAILKAGGVAVPVNSSYQRADLEFVLRDSGARVMFTDTDHTPLVEEVRAANGDLGDIQIVEGASPGELAQYPADTPAVAISGETLANLQYTSGTTGFPKACMLNHDYWVRLGWICASAAGLGRDDVLLTAQPFSYMDPQWNTSLCLTIGATLVVLPRFSASGFMAEVRRHQATFCYVLGSMPTLLFKQAPSPEDRDNDLRLVLCSAIPVALHAQLEQRWGAPWREIFGMTESGADLISLPENMGDVGSGRLGQPVPTKQIRVVDPAGREVAVGEPGELITSGKPMMLGYWNRPEDTAKVFRDGWLHTGDVAVREADGYRLVGRIKDMVRRGGENIASAEVERVLERNAIVVAAAVIGVPDELFGEEVKAVVQLAPGVEETRATAERIIDAARTELARFKVPRYVEFVADFPRTPSERVSKPALKARSAEHPGITYDLQPPRAVGSGN
- a CDS encoding TetR/AcrR family transcriptional regulator, encoding MTRIPAVERRAELVAAAVRMIAAHGVEGATTRRIAQEANAPLATLHYCFASKEMLFAAVFEYVAGQYREVLTRNAVRGDVETTARELLRGLLEWYVANPDVGPAIVELISWGQRQEDKQAELVYNEAFETMRPILLNAASSAGQSVDPSTIDDLIYIVSTLSDGFALNWLVFTDRAAALPQIELTLGVLNAWMSANLGDSSERGARASRASA
- a CDS encoding gamma-glutamyl-gamma-aminobutyrate hydrolase family protein; the encoded protein is MSSCSTTTGTIRPLIGVTGRRFRLGLVDGMDQRYGHLFADAFMSDFSDRIARAGGIPVDLPYDADPEALCHWLSGVVITGGQDVHPACWGGDLSVVRDVNPRDNPMVHDATRDEYEIALVRAALARGIPVLGVCRGLQILNVALGGTLIADLPHGSVEHLSGSAAPFDGADDHKVTFVPGSLAERLFGAGAVTNSWHHQAVDSCGTGLVVTGRAGDGVVESVELPGAAVLGVQWHPEWMERDDPALSWIVIEGNRRIGSCVPPHDHEAERDNLHG
- a CDS encoding glutamine synthetase family protein is translated as MSEITTTSMDQDAVHTVRLEATNHEGSFLGKNLAPKKFAANAGSGFAFADLLFGLDLGNVPTFGFAYPDWRGHLADVQFRPDMSTLVQWEPGLQSVIGDYWQADGTPVGICPRNLARKLVERVGSLGFTATVAVEIEATLFQESIHEARAKGYRDLTPLGGSAGTAYHLAKSKDWIDYMSAVSRRLDEIGIEWEAWSDEDAAGQVELNLTPGDPILVCDAWARTRQVMREVAFELGHTVTFMAKPTAGYGQASHVNLSLQRDGVNAFYAEDGPSSTMRHAIGGLLATMQGATSIVLPQITSYRRLVDLSGPPTTVTWGISNKTTAVRAVCGHPEYSRLEYRVPGADANLYLAVAAILAGVCAGLDGSIEPPQPVSDMAWCAPDLERLPDTITKAAAALEADPILREQLGDEFVDYWVGTRRWEWMQFHTAGGDPFAELSEWESTRYFEFP
- a CDS encoding alpha/beta hydrolase; its protein translation is MTAKVTEMDDNAPKWWNLLDEDARAAARMINHVLPKPLHELGAEQARMLLDTAPSIEPITPLAQVEQLTVPTRAGTIRARLYRANDAQDGGRPAVVYLHGGGFVLGTMDGADELCRAIAAGSGWTVVSLDYRLAPENPYPAALEDCLDAYAWLTGKAPELGIDPERVAVGGDSAGGNLAAALCLHRRDEGSPLPVTQVLAYPAVDGTFSMPSWSEFADAPLLSTADARWFWNLYVGPGHRADDHLAAPMRAKSLCGLPPALILTAEVDPIRDDAEAYAARLRHDGVPVSLTRYAGVFHGFITEIGAFVQAKWAVEEVCLHLREVSRA